The stretch of DNA AAAcagggatgtgtgtgtattcatattttttgaGATTACATAGACGAAAAAGCTCAAAACAGTAAAACTAAAGAGAAACAATGAGGTAATACTTCACATTAACTCTTACCTTCAGCGTCTAATAGTCTGTAGACAGCTTTCCTCCCAGGGACGGTGCTCTTCTGTGGATCCTCACTGATCTTCATCCTGGGCCTCCCTCTCACCTCCAccagctaacacacacacacacatacacacacaaacacacaacgaCACCATACAAATGTTAACATATCAGAAGGAGTGAGTTTCTTGCCATTTGGATTGGGCttgttgttttcatgtgtgtctttattAAATCACCTTATAAACACAACCTAGAGAGGGTTGTTTTGTGCAGGTAACCAGATGTGTTCCAACACCGACCACGTCGATCTCATTCTCCTGAAACAAAGAtacacacattgttaaagagaAGGATTAAGGCCCAAAGCGATTCATCATAAGCAATTTTCCCCGCTGCCTGATTATCTTTCAGAAGCAGAATcagtttcatcttttaaatcactttcgAAGACTCACTTTTATGCAAACTCTATTTTAAGGTTTTGTCTATTGTTGAGTTGTACTGTTTTATGATCTTGATATGAACTATccatgttttttcccccaagaTGGCGGCACCCCCAGTTGCAGCTGCTTCTCCTGATCAGTGTGTTTTTGGGTAATGTAGTGTCTACAACTGCATCTGTGAACTGTTCACCCAAAGACGGCTTTTAGTCAATATTTATACAGTCGACATTTTCTTTGCACAAGTAAACACATCAGCATTTTACTTTGAAGGCTGctctttttatgattttatgtttttatgttttaaatatgtcttttgtttgtttttgatgtggAAATGACTGATTGGTTTGAGAATGGCATTTTGATTCTTTGTATGGTGAGAGTAAATTTGGAAGTGATAATAAaattgattctgattctgataatATTAGTGTAACTTTAATTTACTGgttaatgcttttgttttgaaggTACTGGGCAGCTTGGGGCACAGAGGTGAATCTATTGCTATAGGTAGGCAAGTTTAGGACCagtatgatttgatttttaccaGGACAAGAGAGGCAGCAGACACCATTGTTTCTTTGTCAGTGGCCGATTGattttgagtttatttatttatttttcattcagttattATTATGTTTGGTCCCTTTACCTTCTTGTTGAGCTCCACCATGCTTTGCTCTGAGATGTTATTGGTCCCAACGATAATAAGTGAATCAAAAGTAGAGTTGGAGAAGCTATAGAgatggaaaagacaaaaaagaaaacatcacgAGACTTGACACATGTACTACAGACATGTGGAAGACACTAAATCATCTCTGACTGTaggtttttttaaagacatactGATGCACACATGCAGCATAGCACCTCACTCACTGCTCACTGCAGAGTCTGAAGACGCGGCGGACATCGACCGACTGCCTGCAGAGATCCCCGCTGTCCAGACGAACTCCCATCGGCCTATAGCCCAGTTCACACAGCGCCAACGCCACAGCGCAGAAGTTCAACACGCCACTgctggaagacacacacacacacacacacacacacacacacacacacaaacatattggACCACAGGAGCTCAAACAACTTGGAGACAGATGGGAAAAGCCGTGGACAATTGATTTAATCACAATTACAAATCGAACATTTACTCTTATTGGTTAAAAGGAAATTGGACACAAAATAATCAATGTTTCTTGTCTCTCAGGGTTTCTTCAGGGTTCACCAAGTTAAATATAAGACTTAAAGACTTTTTTAATGCCACAAAGAATGCAGCTTTAATACTTGTTTCATAATCATAAAGTATGAAAGCaggataaaaaacaaacaggacaaTATGGCATAAAATTACCGAATAGTACATCACATGTTGTCAGCATGATAATTCaaattcattaatatttattcaaGTTTTTGCTTAGTGGATGAGTTTCCTGGCTACTGTAGCTATCATCAGTATTGACAATGTTTGCTAGAATAGTGATGGTGCTGATGCTCAGAAAAGTTTCCTGTAGCTAAATCTGCAGCACTGATGCATTTGTAGTTTATAGATATAAAACGTCTCCCAACAGCCaccaaacacatacataaaaaatgtcagttattaatgttACTCTATACAGCAGGAGAGAAAATACAGACATTTAATAAGATAGTTGTAACTTAAACTTCAGACCTCTTAATAACATTTAAGGGAACTCAACTCAATGCTTTATAGGAATTTTCAAGACCTGCAGTGATCCTGATCTCTACAGTCTCACTGTAAAATAAAGGTAAAATGCCTCcctaaaaatctaaatatgcataaatatgttcatattttttttattgcagccatctgtgtgttttagtgcAATTAATATAATAGTTATTCCCACTGTGCACCTCTCAAAGCCTCATTGGATTCGGTCTCACTGGTGACTCCTGCTGGTGAGAAAAGTCAGTGCAGCAAAATCCCAGAATTGACTGTTATGATATATAGTcttatgaaatgtatttattattgctGTTGTTCTATAATTGTTGTTACTGTATGATtatgttcttttattttcacactATTGATGTAacatatataaattatattatccAACAAGATAATAATGAATATGGGGTAATAATACACTGATTTATGATTGAGTGAAGATTAAAGGGAAACTTCACTAATATTACACATCAATGTCTGTCTTAGCATTACAAAGACTATTATACTGCATACGTACAAAACATAGTATAAAGCCTTTCCAGAGGGAGTTATAGTACGTGAAGTTTGATCAGTTGACAGTGTCAGTTGAGGTtgaatactttaaaaaatcagGTGATGTGGAGTTAGAAAGACATGAGGTTTCCAGATGTGTGcagctgctcctcatctctgcctGAGGCTCTCAGCTCCATGCTATATTAATCAGTAGTAGCATAACACACAGAAATCTGCACAGTTTAGTGAAGTGagttgagttgcattgtgggtaaagTAGGAAGAATTAATGAAGATGAATTAATGGAGTAAAAAAAGATGTTGTCACTGTTTCTGCTGCACcgatttttatctttctttaaccttcctgtcgtcctcccgggtcattGACcgcgtctgttttgactgttccttctttcctcccttgcgtctgtccttccttcctccctccccccccccttctttctgtccttccttatttcctccctccttccttcttacctccctcattccttctttcccccctcctttcctccctccttccttctttccttcctcccttctttctttcctttcctccatttcctccaaccctccttccttccttctttccttcctctcttctttctttcctttcctcccttccttcctccctccattccttcattccctctctccctccttccttctatccttcctcccttccttttttcctttccttccttctttccttcttcctcccttccttccttgactcaaggacaacagtaGGGCAAAAAACAACATGTCCATTATGAGTCTGACATGTTAAACGCTACTCTTCATCATCTGTATATTAAGAGTTCAGCTGAGCAGTAAAAGCGTTCATACACACGTGGACATATAAACAACCCCCAAGTCAACAATAATCATCATACGTCATAGGTAGTAGAGTAGTTACCAGCTGACACTGTAGCTGTCAATCACAGGGAGGAAGTTCTGAGGGTAAGCGATGGCGTACGACAGGAAGGCAGCCAACTCGCCCTCGCGTATCTTCCCCGTCTCGGCACCCAGAAGCTCACAGACACGACGCAGCCAGCTCTTTGTCAATGAAATGAAATCGACCGGGTCGGGCTCCCCGTTCACCGCCACGAGTGTCTGATTGAGAATAAACAGGGATGTATAATTAAATCACACTGAATATTACATGTTAAATCCCAGAGTGTCAGAGTGTCATTGAATGCAACAGAAGTAAaggcttttaaccctcctgttgtcctcaggtcaaggaaggacagaaggaaggaaaggagtaaggaggaaaaaaggaaggaaggaaggaaggaaggaaaggagtaaggagggagggagggaggggggaaaggaggaaggaaggaaggaaaggaggaaggagggagggaggaaaggaggaaggaaggaaggaaggaaagaaagaaagaaggaaggagtaaggacaaaagaggaatgaatttaggagagaaggaagggaggaagcaaaggaggaaggaaggaaggaaaggagtaaggatgaaaagaggaaggaaggaaggaaagaaaagagtaaggagggagggagggagggaggaaggaaggaaggaaggaaggaagggggagggagcaaagaaagaggggaggagcggaagaaggaaggaaacatttaagaaagatggaagaaggaagaaaggaaggaaggaacagtcaaaagagagacggggtcaatttgacccggtaggacgacaggagggttaagtgcaGTCTTACACTGCAGTACTAAACATGATAACAAGACTTTTTAATGTGAACCAGCCAATTCAACAGCAGTGGTGTGCTTCATTGGAGTTCCACACATGCTACCCAGGAGAATTGCTGGAGCCCTTGTTTGCATGTATCTCTCAGATTTCATATCTTGCCACTGTACTGCAGTTCAACACTATTTGGAAACTTCAATTTTTTGATGATAACGATGCTGTGAAGGTGCTGAGAGGGAACTAAAAGAGTAAAGGCTcagccagacagctaaacaatgagttaaaaatggtgcaaacaAGGCAAACATGGAGGTATTTCACTCCTGTGCCACAAGTGCTCCAAAGCTAACAAGCCTTTGTTGAAGAAATAAAGACAGTGAACTGTTCCATGTGACGGATTTCAATACTCGACAACATTTCAAGTCTCTAAAATCAACTGAAACCAGCGGCTGCATGAGAGGTCTGCTTTGGATAATGATCAAAAGTCATGTAGAAATCAGCTGtgttcctttaaccctcctgttgtcctcaggtcaaggaaggacaaaaggaaggaaaggagtaaggaggaaaagaggaaggaaggaaggaaggagagaaggaagaaaggaaggaaggaaggaaggaaggaaggaaggaaggaaggaaggaaggaaggaaggaaggaaaggagtaaggagggagagaggagaaaaggaggaaggaaggaaggaaaggaataaggacgaaaagaggaaagaatttaggagagaaggaagggaggaagggaaggaaagaaggaaaggagtaaggatgaaaaaagaggaaggaatttaggagagacggaaggaaggaaggaaagaaaggagtaaggagggagggagggagggaggaaggaaggaagcaaggcggaaggaaaggagtaaggagggagggaggaaggaaaggaaaggaaaggaaggaaggatggaaggaggagggaagcaaagaaagagggaagaaggaaggaaagaaggagcagtcaaaagagatggggtcaatttgacccgggaggacgacaggataCAGATACTCACTTGTGGCCACACCTCCTCTAGAGAAGTAAAGGAAGTGACGTAGGAGTGCGCCATAGTCCCTGCGACGGGAATCCCGAACAGGAAGCCAGCCTGAACGTTACTGGTGAGGTCAAAccctgaaaagaagaaaagagacatttcagAGTCAAATAGAGACGATTCTTCCAGAGTGAGAGTCAGAACATGAAGGTTTAACCtgcctgtcgtcctcccgggtcaaattgacccatctgttttgactgttccttctttctttccttccttccttccttctgtccttcctcccccctaccttcctttcttccttacttctttcctccgtccttccttcctctctttgttcttctctttcctcccttccttctttcctccctccctcctaacttccttccttatttcctttcctccctcccttccttccttccttcctccatcccccttacttccttctgtcgttccttcctctctctctctccttccttccttccttcctccctgccttctttcctttactccattccttcttcctcctttcctttactcccttttcttccttcttcctcccttccttccttgactcgaacacaacaggagggttaaaagactGTGAAGGGTTTACctccaatgtgtgtgtatcGTGAGGCGGTGAGTCCTCCATCTGGACCCTGAGCCCTCCTCAGACCCATCTCCAGCAGCTTCCTCCTGGGGCCGGCTGCCAGGCGGAAGCGGGCGGCGTTACTACACACCAGACTgtcaacagagagagagaaaaaaagagaaagagatagagactTATCAGTTTTTTGTGACCTGAGGCAGGTGACTGTAGATGGTGCTGTTCCTCACACAAGTCATAAAAactgaccctgtgtgtgtgtgtgtgtgtgtgtgtgtgtgtgtctgtgtgtgtgtgtgtgtgtgtgtgtgtgtgtgtgttttgtggtttgtgtGGAGTCTGGTATGCAGAGGGAGGGGAGTTGagcaagagaagaaaacaaTCACTCTTAAAGGGGAGAAACTATGGAGGCCCTGAGAGCTCAACACACTGCagcttaacctttgtgtcgtcctcccgggtcaaactgaccttctttccttccttccttccttccctcattccttccctccttccttcctcccttcttccttccttcctttccttcctcccttccttctgttattctttccttccttccttatgtccttctctccttccctcattcctccttccttcctcctttccttactcctttccttccctcttccttcctccctccctcctttccttctttcctccttcctttcctttcttcttccttcctccctcctttccttccttccctcattcctccctccctccttcctcccttccttctgtccttctttccttccctccttccttccttatgtccttctctccttccctcattcttccttccttcctcctttccttccttccttccttccttccttccttccttcattccttccttactcctttccttccttctttctcccttccttcctcctttccttccctcttcctcccttcctaacttccttccttgacttgaggacaacaggagggttaaataacacatgcaaatacacaaaacaccaGCAAATTAAGAAAATATCATAGATTCGACAACAGATGTTCAGTGATGATACCATGATGTTATTGAACTCCACTATCTGTCACTGATGTTGGAAAAAGAGCTaaagcatatgtgtgtgtgtgtgtttgtgtgtgtgtgtgtgtgtgtgtttttggtttattttaacattgtgaTCACACGTCAAGACGTCTTCATCACTTTTAAGAGTCCTCTGGAAACACTTACATTGTGTTGTCTGTGTTTGCAACATATTTTCGAAATGCTGCACATGTGTCGTCTAATTGAtgaagatgtgtttttaatttgcatGTGTTTACTTGAGTTGCACTGCACACCGAGCTCTCAGGGCCACCATAGTTTCTCCCCTTTAagagtgctttttttttcttcttctcttgtccAACTCCAGCCGTGACTCCTCCCTCTGCATGCCAGATTCCCAACagaccacaaaacacacacgtgGGACAGTTTTTGTGACTTGTAGGTTAGTTTTAGTGTGTTGAGAGTCAGTGCAGAGGCAGAACACAGCGCCATCTACAggccaaaaatatatatattcccTAGTCCTACTGaatagagaggagagggagagaatcacgacagtaaaataatagtaataataataataataataattttaattgtGTAGTGCATACTAGGGGCTAAAAATGCTTTCCATAGACGGCATAAAAGactattataaatataaaaagaaaaacagaagaacagCAAAACACAAGCACGGAAGTAAAAGATgcaaaattacaaataaatcatccaaaaaaaaaggagggaggaaagaaggaaggagagagggaggttccttcgttccttccttctgtccttccttccttccttcttcttttcctttctccctccctccctccttccttctttcctctctccttcctactttccttccttccttcattcctttccttaaATTGGACTCTGGAGCAGCCAGCAGGTCCAAGAGACCTTTTTGGACAGTAAGGTAACTCCTTACTGTACTCTGGCGTCCGGCCACGTAAAGCCTTAAAAGTCATGAGTGATttctatttcctcccttctttcttcccttcctccatccccctttcttccttccttctgtccttcttcccttccttccttcctgctttccttccttccttcattcgtttCCTTAAATTGGACTCTGGAGCAGCCAGCAGGGCCAAGAGAACTTTTCGGACAGTAAGGTAACTCCTTACTGTACTCTGGCGTCCGGCCACGTAAAGCCTTAAAAGTCATGAGTGGGAGTTTAAAAGtgatttctctttcttcccttctttcttcccttcctccatccccctttcttccttccttatgtccttcttcccttcctccttccttccttcctgctttccttccttccttccttccttcattcctttccttaaATTGGACTCTGGAGCAGCCAGCAGGGCCAAGAGACCTTTTCGGACAGTAAGGTAACTCCTTACTGTACTCTGGCGTCCGGCCACGTAAAGCCTTAAAAGTCATGAGTGATttctatttcctcccttctttcttcccttcctccatccccctttcttccttccttctgtccttcttcccttccttccttcctgctttccttccttccttcattcgtttCCTTAAATTGGACTCTGGAGCAGCCAGCAGGGCCAAGAGAACTTTTCGGACAGTAAGGTAACTCCTTACTGTACTCTGGCGTCCGGCCACGTAAAGCCTTAAAAGTCATGAGTGGGAGTTTAAAAGtgatttctctttcttcccttctttcttcccttcctccatccccctttcttccttccttatgtccttcttcccttcctccttccttccttcctgctttccttccttccttccttccttcattcctttccttaaATTGGACTCTGGAGCAGCCAGCAGGGCCAAGAGACCTTTTCGGACAGTAAGGTAACTCCTTACTGTACTCTGGCGTCCGGCCACGTAAAGCTTTAAAAGTCATGAGTGGGAGTTTAAAAGTGATTCAGGAGCTGTGGCAGCTGACTCCTGACAGAGGTAATGTCAAAGACAGGTGAAGGCAACATGGCTAAAATGCTTTATGCAGTTATTTTAACCTTCATTTAGTCCGCTGTTAAACTGTTAGGGAACCTTTAAAACTCTTGCATCTGCTCAAATCTGtttcaatatttcatttaattatacTATATGATGCATTAAATGAGATATCTCTTAGGCTGGGATCATTTTATTAAATACAGATATTCTAGATTATGGGTTATTTTTTGCTGTATACAcatttccacataattacatactGATAAATACTGTATTCATCATCTTTGGACTACTACTTTAGGATTGCCAAAATGAAGCACTGTTACACTACAAACACTACATGAGAAAAAACAGTAATCATAGGTTGGTGTAGCAGAGTAGAAGATATAAAATGCAAGATTTATGTGAAGAATAGACATAAACTTGGTTTCCCTTCTGATGGGAATTGTGAGTCTTTAAAACACCAAATATACAGTGATGAAGTGTTTAGTCAACTGATTGATTAGTCTATAATAAAATCGACAACAAAAAATATTCGTCAtcaattttgataattgataaaAATATTCTGGTTCAATTTTCTAGTATGTGATGCTTtacatctttgggttttggaccaATGATTGGAATTGGATGTAATTGACAGAACATGAAACAGACAGTATTGTAAAACTAATTTGGGGGGCTTATACATCTAATTAAATACCTCACAAATCAAGATACTTTAtcttaaatacaaaaataatcaaaaatcataatataaaaatgtaatattgcaACAATGCCCTAAATGGCCTAATTCAACTAAAGATCAGTGTAGGTCATCATATCgcccaatgtgtgtgtgtgtgtgtgtgtgtgtgtgtgtgtgtgtatgtgtgtgtgtgtgtgtgtgtgtgtgttacctggcgTAGTTAACCAGACACAGTAAACTGGTTTCCAGCAGTTGAACCACAGCCAGCGGTCCTGCTACCTCTATCACAGGCACCTGCAGATGTTACAGACATGCAGCACAAGTTACATCCTCTGACCTGACCTGACCTGaccatgacctttgacctttgacctttgacctttgacccccacCCATCCCCCTCTCCTTTACAGCCCTGCAGCTCACCCTGGCAAAGACCACAGTACCCTCTGGGACGGAGCGGAGTGTGACGCCGGAGCAGTCCAGGCCTCGCAGGAACTGGAAGAAGGCCGGGTCTGTGGCCGGGGGCAAGACTGAGCGCAGGAAGTCCACATCTGGATCCACAAAGCACaacattaacacaacacacCAATGACCGAGAGGGTATCCTTCATCCTAAAACTCATCACACATGTGCTCTTACACAAGCACATGGGTCCTCCATGTGTCCTCAGTCCCTCACATGCCCCATCtcaccactcacacacacacacacacacacacacacacacacacacacacacacacacacacacacacacacataaacagaggaTTTACAATTACAAAGCTAAATCTAATAACGTGGTGTGCAGTTAATCTAATCTGGAAGTTTTAATGGTTGTGACTGTGATGAAGGTTAGACTAAACATGTTGAGTGTGGCCTCGTGCTGCTCACGAATGGCAACAACAGCATCAGTTCATCACAGTTTGGGTCATTTAAACGCTGTAATATCTTCCTGTTCTAAACATCCAGTGCTGCCAACAGAGGTGAAAAGGGAAAAGTACTAACTACCAGTGACTTATTACACTTTTGAGGTATTTCTGCTTTACTTGAAtactgttattttcattttatgttgctTTATAATTTCTCTCCACTACACTTTAGAggttaatattgtattttttgtactCAGTTACATTTCCATGTTAATTCAACACGCAAAACTCCAAAAATAAGATGCATTATTATAGCTCAATGTCCCCAACAGTATGCAAAGAAAAGGACATTTCAACTACAGCAGTCTTGACATTAACAGTTTAAAAGCAGATCTTTAATGCTTAATGAATCATCTTTACACTGTGGTTTGATGCTTATCTGAAAATTTAGTGTACTTCAGTGCAATTCTGATTTTCTGTGACTTGTACttaagtattttcattttacgCAGCTATGTACTTCAACTGCATTGATTCAAAAGGAACATTTTACTAACTTTTTACTACACAACATTAATCTGACAGCTGAAGGTACTTTGCTGATAAAGTTTTACATACAAACCTTATAATATCACATAATATTAGAgtcaaatatgaggatttggCATGATATATGATGGTCAAATCTTTAGATTTTATACTAAAGTGATATTTGAATATGTCACCCTGGGCTGGGGGAAGTGATAATactactttatttatattgaaaattattatttattatattatttataaatgCTGATGGCATTCATCCAATATTATCCATATATTTAACACCACAACACTATGAAAAGGCTATTGGGTATAATTATTTAGTACTTTTGTAACttatattgttaatatttatG from Scomber japonicus isolate fScoJap1 chromosome 7, fScoJap1.pri, whole genome shotgun sequence encodes:
- the naprt gene encoding nicotinate phosphoribosyltransferase, which translates into the protein MAAPSSNTCGLMERSIRERVPPLLTDLYQFTMAYAYWRAGRHQEPAVFELFFRDNPFGGGFSLFTGLHDCLLFLRSFHFTDEDVDFLRSVLPPATDPAFFQFLRGLDCSGVTLRSVPEGTVVFARVPVIEVAGPLAVVQLLETSLLCLVNYASLVCSNAARFRLAAGPRRKLLEMGLRRAQGPDGGLTASRYTHIGGFDLTSNVQAGFLFGIPVAGTMAHSYVTSFTSLEEVWPQTLVAVNGEPDPVDFISLTKSWLRRVCELLGAETGKIREGELAAFLSYAIAYPQNFLPVIDSYSVSCSGVLNFCAVALALCELGYRPMGVRLDSGDLCRQSVDVRRVFRLCSEHFSNSTFDSLIIVGTNNISEQSMVELNKKENEIDVVGVGTHLVTCTKQPSLGCVYKLVEVRGRPRMKISEDPQKSTVPGRKAVYRLLDAEGHPFLDLVSLAVESPPEAGLPLSCYPLRCDNAPLSVTPAQVVCLRQEAFTKGQVTHPLCSAAETRAKVQSSLQTLHPRHKRLQEPDAYTVALSEKLHNLVIEIRKGSSNNSSFLLAN